The following are encoded in a window of Sphaerisporangium siamense genomic DNA:
- the atzD gene encoding cyanuric acid amidohydrolase has product MPDPIEVRKVAIESVTDASGLERLIDDGVIEADRVLAVIGKTEGNGGVNDYTRILADRAFRDVLIARGTRSPEEVAQVPLVWSGGTDGVLSPHATIFATLDPARVTPSEEPRVSVGVAMSDVILPEDIGRPAMVEKVAAGVREAMKIAGIEDPADVHYVQTKTPLLTLATIGDARARGQDVVIEDTGPSMDISNSTTALGIAVALGEIETPRAEQIHRDLSLYSSVASCSSGVELDRAQIVVVGNVRGIGGRYRVGHGVMKDALDADGIWDAIRGSGIGLPERPHPSDLGGRLVNVFLKCEADPGGRVRGRRNIMLDDSDVHWHRQIKAAVGGVAASVTGDPAVFVSVAAVHQGPSGGGPVAAIADLG; this is encoded by the coding sequence ATGCCGGATCCGATCGAGGTGCGCAAGGTCGCCATCGAGAGCGTCACCGACGCCTCCGGGCTGGAGAGGCTCATCGACGACGGCGTGATCGAGGCCGACCGCGTGCTCGCCGTGATCGGCAAGACCGAGGGCAACGGCGGCGTCAACGACTACACGCGCATCCTCGCCGACCGGGCCTTCCGCGACGTGCTGATCGCCAGGGGCACCCGCTCCCCCGAGGAGGTGGCGCAGGTGCCGCTGGTGTGGTCGGGTGGCACCGACGGCGTCCTCAGCCCGCACGCCACGATCTTCGCCACCCTCGACCCGGCCCGCGTGACGCCCTCCGAGGAGCCGCGCGTCTCGGTCGGGGTCGCCATGAGCGACGTGATCCTCCCCGAGGACATCGGACGTCCCGCGATGGTCGAGAAGGTCGCCGCCGGCGTGCGCGAGGCCATGAAGATCGCCGGGATCGAGGACCCGGCCGACGTCCACTACGTCCAGACCAAGACGCCGCTGCTCACCCTCGCCACGATCGGCGACGCCAGGGCGCGCGGGCAGGACGTCGTCATCGAGGACACCGGGCCCTCGATGGACATCTCCAACTCCACCACCGCGCTCGGGATCGCGGTCGCGCTCGGCGAGATCGAGACCCCGCGGGCCGAGCAGATCCACCGCGACCTGTCCCTGTACTCCAGCGTCGCCTCCTGCTCCTCCGGCGTCGAGCTGGACCGGGCGCAGATCGTCGTGGTCGGCAACGTCCGCGGCATCGGCGGCCGGTACCGCGTCGGGCACGGCGTCATGAAGGACGCCCTGGACGCCGACGGCATCTGGGACGCCATCCGCGGCAGCGGCATCGGCCTGCCGGAACGCCCACACCCGAGCGACCTCGGCGGCAGGCTCGTCAACGTGTTCCTCAAGTGCGAGGCCGACCCGGGCGGGCGGGTGCGCGGACGCAGGAACATCATGCTCGACGACTCCGACGTGCACTGGCACCGCCAGATCAAGGCCGCGGTCGGCGGCGTGGCGGCGAGCGTCACCGGCGACCCGGCGGTCTTCGTCTCGGTGGCCGCCGTCCACCAGGGCCCCTCCGGCGGCGGCCCGGTGGCCGCCATCGCCGACCTCGGCTGA